One part of the Mariniblastus fucicola genome encodes these proteins:
- the truA gene encoding tRNA pseudouridine(38-40) synthase TruA produces the protein MRHLKLTVAYEGRNFVGWQVQKNGISVQQRLEEGWAEVTGEKIRITASGRTDSGVHARGQVCSLATNSRLPNRDLIRALNAKTPEDVSVLKVESAIDGFHAINHCVKKTYSYQIQCGRILDPLGQDHWWFVPHHLDIAAMKEAAAFLTGKLDFASFQASGGVARQTTVRNVLELRIETAEREPFTEVRIFLTADGFLYNMVRNIVGTLVHVGRRSERPEWVKWVLQQKDRTVAGQTAPANGLFLDEVFYPPETVVPESIQHG, from the coding sequence CGTGCAGCAACGGCTCGAAGAGGGCTGGGCGGAGGTCACCGGCGAAAAAATTCGGATCACCGCCAGCGGTCGCACCGACAGCGGCGTGCATGCGCGCGGCCAGGTGTGCTCATTGGCGACAAATTCACGGCTTCCCAACCGCGATTTGATTCGTGCGCTCAATGCGAAAACGCCGGAAGACGTTTCGGTGCTGAAAGTTGAATCGGCGATCGATGGATTTCACGCGATCAACCATTGCGTGAAAAAGACTTACAGCTATCAGATTCAATGCGGCAGAATTCTGGATCCGCTGGGGCAGGACCATTGGTGGTTCGTTCCGCATCATCTGGACATCGCGGCGATGAAGGAAGCTGCCGCTTTCCTGACCGGGAAACTGGACTTTGCCAGCTTTCAGGCTTCCGGCGGTGTTGCTCGACAAACCACCGTTCGGAATGTGTTGGAGCTGCGAATCGAAACGGCGGAACGCGAACCGTTCACAGAAGTCCGGATTTTCTTGACCGCAGACGGCTTTCTTTACAACATGGTCCGGAACATCGTCGGGACTCTGGTTCACGTTGGACGTCGCAGCGAGCGTCCCGAGTGGGTGAAATGGGTGCTGCAACAGAAGGACCGCACGGTGGCAGGGCAAACCGCACCGGCCAACGGGCTGTTTTTGGACGAAGTTTTCTATCCGCCAGAAACCGTGGTTCCCGAATCGATTCAGCACGGTTGA